The Leptospira brenneri genome includes a window with the following:
- a CDS encoding OsmC family protein: MTAVFEDKVVVSTAKTKYETKISSGKHSWLADEPASKEGTDLGPSPHELLASSLGACTSITVRMYADKKGYPLDSVEVHVTIDKRSPDDNQFTRIVNLSGNLTEEQRERLLTVANACPVHKLLSGKIEIETKLG; encoded by the coding sequence ATGACAGCAGTTTTTGAAGATAAGGTAGTGGTCTCCACTGCCAAAACAAAATACGAAACAAAAATTTCATCAGGAAAACACAGTTGGTTGGCTGATGAACCAGCTTCGAAAGAAGGAACGGATCTTGGGCCATCACCTCACGAGTTACTGGCTTCGTCTTTGGGTGCTTGTACATCCATTACTGTAAGGATGTATGCCGATAAAAAAGGATATCCATTGGATTCTGTTGAAGTTCATGTAACGATCGATAAACGGTCTCCAGACGATAACCAATTTACCCGAATTGTCAATCTTTCTGGAAACTTAACAGAGGAACAAAGAGAAAGGTTGCTGACTGTAGCAAATGCATGTCCGGTGCATAAACTTCTTTCGGGAAAAATTGAAATCGAAACCAAACTCGGTTGA
- the fliW gene encoding flagellar assembly protein FliW yields MSVTIHTKPFGTIQVDSKQILKFPQGLLGFEEFDEYALIEESAESPFKWLQSTKESGLAFIVIQPELFMNDYKPAVSDEELHDIGLNGWKEGLIFLIVTIPHDNPKGMTANLQGPIILNAKDGKGKQCISRDENHPIRKNIIESMEEMSSEKV; encoded by the coding sequence ATGTCGGTAACGATTCACACAAAACCTTTCGGAACCATCCAAGTGGACTCCAAACAAATCCTAAAATTCCCGCAAGGGTTACTTGGATTTGAAGAATTTGATGAGTATGCACTGATTGAAGAAAGTGCAGAAAGTCCTTTCAAATGGTTACAATCCACAAAAGAATCGGGACTGGCATTTATTGTCATCCAACCGGAACTGTTTATGAACGATTATAAACCAGCGGTTTCTGATGAAGAACTACACGATATCGGGCTTAACGGTTGGAAGGAAGGGTTAATCTTTCTGATTGTTACCATTCCTCATGACAATCCTAAGGGGATGACTGCAAACTTACAAGGTCCTATCATATTAAATGCGAAAGATGGTAAGGGAAAACAATGTATTTCGCGTGATGAAAATCATCCCATTCGTAAAAATATCATCGAATCTATGGAAGAGATGTCTTCCGAAAAGGTTTAA
- a CDS encoding metallophosphoesterase — MKFALIGDIHGYWNQTDIEYFNASDYDCLFFTGDLRGNPKLGKLSFQGLTKRAYMIPGNWDGMSFASIIGEVIQSKILIHSGQIGQNRRMRKLSELVKPISLLGYSSLVLSQEMDLSLIVGRPHAMGGGLSFAPTMKKNYLVSSMEASIEKYKRLIDGTKEKNLFFLSHNGPFGLGAAKNSIYGAEFKKEGGDWGDFDLTEAISYAKSIGKKVPLVLSGHMHHSISKKRERETHEYTGGTFYVNGAKVPRIREGKHFHTKIEWDGGSATVIPLWV; from the coding sequence ATGAAATTTGCATTGATAGGTGACATTCACGGTTATTGGAACCAAACTGATATCGAGTATTTCAATGCATCGGATTACGACTGTTTGTTTTTTACAGGAGACCTTCGTGGCAATCCGAAACTAGGCAAACTTTCGTTCCAAGGTCTCACCAAACGGGCGTATATGATTCCAGGAAATTGGGATGGAATGAGTTTTGCCTCCATCATTGGGGAAGTGATCCAATCCAAAATCCTAATTCATTCGGGACAAATTGGCCAAAATCGAAGGATGCGTAAACTTTCGGAACTTGTAAAACCCATCTCACTACTGGGTTATAGTTCTTTAGTTTTATCACAAGAAATGGATTTAAGTCTCATCGTAGGTCGTCCTCATGCTATGGGTGGAGGACTTAGTTTTGCCCCGACCATGAAAAAAAATTATCTGGTTTCAAGTATGGAGGCTTCCATTGAAAAATACAAACGTCTGATTGATGGAACCAAAGAAAAAAATTTATTTTTTCTTTCGCATAACGGACCTTTTGGTCTGGGTGCAGCCAAAAATTCCATATATGGAGCAGAATTCAAAAAAGAAGGTGGGGATTGGGGAGACTTCGATCTCACAGAAGCCATTAGTTATGCTAAGTCGATTGGAAAAAAAGTTCCTTTGGTTCTTTCAGGTCATATGCACCATTCGATTAGTAAAAAGAGAGAACGCGAAACACATGAATATACGGGCGGAACGTTCTATGTGAACGGAGCCAAAGTCCCAAGGATTCGAGAAGGAAAACATTTCCATACAAAAATCGAATGGGACGGAGGGTCTGCTACCGTCATTCCTCTTTGGGTTTAA
- a CDS encoding flagellar hook-associated protein 3, translating to MRITNMMQNNSLVRNLNRHQVAMDETQTQLGTGLKIRKPSDDPGAATNQMYFRSRLNELSQYEENIGDGYQRLQQIDGVLDKMGEIFQRARVLTVQAGNGIYQGDKGFELEVAIGKEIDQHLRAIVDLANARDATGQPLFGGHVIERPPFEPIESKIKGLQGLELKNQYVGVEYRGDIGEQLREIEKGEYIPITIPGNKVFWGTNVSVTSKVDNSAYQATSDQKFKIDGVEIHISVGDTIDDVIDKINNAPLEVKASKLAQDNISISSTAPHQIWLEDVDGGTVLRDIGLIEPSASEPPNNYSKSATVTGLSVFDVLIQLRNDLIQKDQERIGGRDLGDLDLALENILRHRSTIGARMNRLEQHEDRVSYDKMYMTELLAKNEGIDFPETIMNMKWLETIHSYALNVGSKIIKPTLMDFLR from the coding sequence ATCAGAATCACTAACATGATGCAAAACAATTCCTTGGTGCGGAATTTAAACCGCCACCAAGTGGCTATGGACGAAACCCAAACACAACTAGGAACAGGATTAAAAATCCGTAAACCTTCTGATGATCCAGGTGCGGCCACAAACCAAATGTACTTTCGTTCTCGTCTGAATGAACTTTCTCAATACGAAGAAAACATTGGCGATGGATACCAAAGGTTACAACAGATTGATGGTGTCCTAGACAAAATGGGAGAAATTTTCCAAAGGGCTCGTGTTCTCACCGTTCAAGCCGGAAACGGAATTTACCAAGGGGACAAGGGTTTTGAATTGGAAGTGGCTATCGGTAAAGAGATAGACCAACATTTACGCGCGATTGTGGATCTTGCCAATGCTCGGGATGCGACCGGACAACCTTTGTTTGGTGGCCATGTGATTGAACGTCCTCCTTTCGAACCAATTGAATCAAAAATTAAGGGTCTCCAAGGCCTTGAACTCAAAAACCAATATGTAGGTGTTGAGTATCGGGGTGATATTGGAGAACAACTTCGTGAAATTGAAAAGGGAGAATACATCCCAATCACCATTCCTGGGAATAAAGTGTTTTGGGGAACAAACGTCAGTGTCACTTCTAAAGTAGATAACTCAGCTTACCAAGCCACTTCCGACCAAAAGTTTAAAATTGATGGAGTGGAGATCCATATCTCTGTCGGTGATACCATTGATGATGTGATTGATAAAATCAACAATGCACCTCTCGAAGTCAAAGCAAGTAAACTTGCCCAAGATAACATTTCGATTTCTTCTACAGCACCTCACCAAATTTGGTTGGAGGATGTGGATGGGGGAACAGTGCTCCGTGACATCGGACTCATCGAACCAAGTGCCAGTGAACCACCAAATAACTATTCGAAATCAGCAACAGTGACTGGACTTTCTGTATTTGATGTTCTCATCCAACTCAGAAATGACCTCATCCAAAAAGACCAAGAACGCATTGGTGGAAGGGATTTAGGTGATTTAGATTTGGCTTTGGAAAATATCCTTCGCCACAGATCAACCATTGGTGCTCGTATGAATCGTTTGGAACAACATGAAGATCGTGTTTCTTATGATAAAATGTATATGACCGAACTTCTTGCTAAAAATGAAGGAATCGATTTTCCAGAAACCATCATGAACATGAAGTGGTTGGAAACAATTCATAGTTATGCGCTGAACGTCGGTTCTAAAATTATTAAACCAACTCTTATGGATTTCCTTCGGTAA
- the csrA gene encoding carbon storage regulator CsrA yields MLVLARRSNQSIMIGDDIEIVIVDIKGDQVKIGVKAPKNVSVHRAEVYKEIQEENKKAAGTNIKPEDLGKLGDLFKKKT; encoded by the coding sequence GTGTTAGTTTTAGCAAGGAGGAGTAACCAATCCATTATGATCGGTGACGATATTGAAATTGTCATTGTAGATATTAAAGGAGACCAAGTAAAGATTGGTGTCAAAGCTCCTAAAAATGTTTCTGTCCACCGGGCGGAAGTGTACAAAGAAATTCAGGAAGAAAACAAAAAAGCAGCCGGTACCAATATCAAACCAGAAGATTTGGGTAAACTCGGAGATTTGTTCAAAAAGAAAACTTAA
- a CDS encoding DUF1289 domain-containing protein gives MSLKSPCTKVCMMDPDSGLCAGCFRTIEEIGRWSVMTEEEREKVWSELPQRKAGNSLG, from the coding sequence ATGTCACTAAAATCGCCTTGTACCAAAGTCTGTATGATGGACCCAGATTCAGGACTCTGTGCGGGCTGTTTTCGCACGATTGAAGAGATTGGGAGATGGTCGGTAATGACCGAGGAAGAGAGGGAAAAAGTTTGGAGTGAGCTCCCGCAAAGAAAGGCGGGAAACTCTCTCGGATAA
- the flgN gene encoding flagellar export chaperone FlgN codes for MLDWVESLRSLFTNEIDCYKRLLELEGKKRAAIHSADGKSLESFVKESYHIMVEASELERIRMKAIEDVYEKEKFTKDESSITLTSFLNQMDRESNFKLKTFALELKKVVADLKDAIITNDKLLKTRKEFLQATVDSLQELSKEKVYTSHKQPTRRGQGQKGAIILNATA; via the coding sequence ATGTTGGATTGGGTAGAATCACTTAGAAGTTTATTTACTAATGAAATAGACTGTTACAAGCGCCTTCTGGAATTGGAAGGCAAAAAAAGAGCTGCGATCCATTCTGCGGACGGAAAATCCCTAGAGTCTTTCGTGAAAGAAAGTTATCATATTATGGTGGAAGCCTCCGAATTGGAACGAATTCGTATGAAGGCGATTGAAGATGTCTACGAAAAAGAAAAATTCACGAAAGACGAATCTTCCATTACGCTCACTAGTTTTTTAAACCAAATGGACCGTGAGTCTAATTTTAAATTAAAAACTTTTGCTTTAGAATTAAAGAAGGTAGTGGCGGATTTAAAAGATGCCATCATCACAAACGACAAACTCTTAAAAACAAGAAAAGAGTTTTTGCAAGCAACTGTTGACTCTTTGCAAGAGTTATCCAAAGAAAAAGTTTATACCTCACACAAACAACCGACAAGGCGTGGGCAGGGCCAAAAAGGCGCGATCATTTTGAACGCGACTGCCTAG
- the flgK gene encoding flagellar hook-associated protein FlgK has translation MGSTFQGIEIGKRGLSVHQQAIQTTGHNISNADNKHYARQRVVMNSMDPLYEPAFNRAEVPGQIGQGVKISEIERVRDNFIDDRIIDSSSLKEYWGKKNDYLYQVETVFNEPTGTTLRSMMDQFWSSWEDLSNYPEETAHRAVVQEKAEALGSRMEDVYRKLSLLRDQSNREIESKVNHLNTVAENIKSLNEKITKSQALGDNPNDLLDRRDELLQELAGMADITIGRSDEDELMVFIGQQILVQGQKVHKIDLVGNPNNDGLLDLKWSQTGDTVLLRKGSIQALYEIRDKILVEKINAVDALAINAMDVINEIHKDGFGLNGKTNLNFFESRVLATNTFGEIDTDGDGLNDKTAVFRVTGRTSIDADRPIGISGTMRFLKASPGGETEILVPYSKDDTLNAVIKRINRSETGVVAYMSHDNQLALKATTNPLDKKENFMIRHLEDSGELLVGLTGILTATGVAGSFDYRKIGEINKFQANAQDITLTPMYHPSSFFKMSEDVRNNPANIAAARGKDVNGSGDYNSPNGQKDGSNALLIAAALREKPVMFDYSKTTDDFYNSLISRLGTEAREAKQEYTTQNELMVELENMRQSVMGVNLDEEMANMVQFQQSYNASARMISTLNEMLDTIINRLGA, from the coding sequence ATGGGATCAACATTCCAAGGAATTGAAATCGGAAAACGAGGACTTTCGGTCCACCAACAAGCGATCCAAACCACAGGTCATAACATATCCAATGCGGATAACAAACATTATGCTCGCCAACGAGTAGTAATGAACAGTATGGATCCCCTTTATGAGCCTGCATTCAATCGGGCAGAAGTTCCCGGCCAAATTGGACAAGGGGTGAAAATTTCCGAAATCGAAAGAGTTCGAGATAATTTTATTGATGATCGAATCATTGATTCTTCTTCTCTTAAGGAATATTGGGGGAAAAAGAACGACTACTTATACCAAGTAGAAACTGTTTTTAACGAACCTACTGGAACCACACTTCGATCGATGATGGATCAGTTTTGGTCTTCTTGGGAAGATCTTTCGAACTATCCAGAAGAAACAGCCCATAGAGCCGTGGTCCAAGAAAAAGCAGAAGCTCTTGGATCGAGAATGGAAGATGTTTATCGTAAACTTTCCCTTCTTCGGGACCAGTCCAATCGTGAAATTGAATCGAAAGTAAACCATTTAAATACGGTTGCAGAGAATATCAAATCTCTAAATGAAAAGATTACAAAATCACAAGCATTAGGTGATAATCCAAACGACCTTCTCGACAGAAGAGACGAACTTTTGCAAGAACTTGCGGGAATGGCAGACATTACCATTGGGCGCAGCGATGAAGATGAACTGATGGTTTTTATTGGCCAACAAATTCTTGTCCAAGGACAAAAAGTTCATAAGATCGACCTTGTAGGAAATCCGAATAATGATGGACTTCTTGATCTCAAATGGTCACAGACGGGAGATACAGTTTTACTTCGTAAAGGAAGCATTCAGGCTCTCTATGAAATTCGAGATAAGATCCTCGTAGAGAAAATCAATGCTGTTGATGCCCTTGCGATCAATGCGATGGATGTCATCAACGAAATCCACAAAGATGGATTTGGTCTCAATGGAAAAACCAATCTTAATTTTTTTGAAAGTAGAGTCCTGGCCACAAATACCTTCGGTGAAATTGATACGGATGGAGATGGACTAAACGATAAAACGGCTGTCTTCCGTGTGACAGGTCGCACCTCCATTGATGCCGATCGTCCGATTGGAATTTCAGGAACGATGCGTTTTCTAAAAGCAAGTCCTGGTGGGGAAACAGAAATCCTGGTTCCTTATTCCAAAGATGATACTTTGAATGCAGTCATCAAACGAATCAATCGTTCAGAAACCGGTGTTGTGGCTTACATGTCGCATGACAATCAGTTGGCGCTGAAAGCAACGACAAACCCGTTAGATAAAAAAGAAAACTTTATGATTCGTCACTTAGAAGATTCTGGGGAACTTCTTGTGGGTCTTACGGGGATTCTAACGGCAACAGGAGTGGCGGGATCTTTTGATTATCGAAAAATAGGTGAGATCAATAAATTCCAAGCCAATGCCCAGGACATCACTCTCACTCCTATGTATCATCCTTCTTCTTTCTTTAAAATGTCAGAAGATGTCAGAAACAATCCGGCAAATATTGCAGCGGCTCGTGGAAAGGATGTGAATGGATCAGGGGATTACAATTCACCTAACGGTCAAAAAGACGGATCCAATGCGCTTCTGATTGCCGCGGCCCTCCGAGAAAAGCCGGTGATGTTTGATTATTCCAAAACAACGGATGATTTTTACAACTCACTGATTTCCAGACTCGGAACGGAAGCAAGAGAAGCAAAACAAGAGTATACAACTCAAAATGAACTCATGGTGGAACTTGAGAACATGCGTCAGTCTGTAATGGGTGTGAACTTGGATGAGGAGATGGCCAATATGGTTCAGTTCCAACAGTCCTATAACGCATCCGCACGAATGATCTCAACTCTCAACGAAATGTTAGATACCATCATCAATAGGTTAGGTGCATAA
- a CDS encoding lysophospholipid acyltransferase family protein — protein MKRKFLVWLLPLIAVWFQRLIGLSSRFRFLTNERYEELFKNKKPFIYSIWHTNVLYSPYLHRGKNVAVLISESKDGDFINQVVHRFGNTSIRGSSSKGGSKALKAMIQHLKKGLPAAFTPDGPRGPAFIVQPGIIAAAQVTQVPIIPFHYECSRQWILERAWDKHRVPKPFTTFVVSYGEPISVPRELNEEEFERIRLQVEEAMINNRNRAILEAERIHKGESK, from the coding sequence TTGAAACGTAAATTTTTAGTTTGGTTGTTGCCACTCATTGCCGTTTGGTTCCAACGTTTGATTGGCCTTAGCTCTCGGTTTCGTTTTCTCACAAACGAACGATACGAAGAATTATTCAAAAACAAAAAACCATTTATCTATTCGATTTGGCATACGAACGTTTTGTACTCTCCGTATTTGCACCGGGGAAAAAATGTAGCTGTATTGATTTCGGAATCCAAAGACGGAGACTTTATCAACCAAGTGGTTCACCGTTTTGGAAACACAAGTATCCGTGGAAGTAGTTCCAAAGGTGGTTCGAAAGCCTTAAAGGCAATGATCCAACATTTAAAAAAAGGATTACCTGCTGCCTTCACACCCGATGGTCCAAGAGGCCCGGCTTTCATCGTCCAACCGGGGATCATCGCCGCTGCCCAAGTCACACAGGTTCCCATCATTCCTTTCCATTATGAATGCAGTAGGCAATGGATTTTGGAAAGAGCTTGGGACAAACATAGAGTTCCCAAACCTTTTACAACCTTTGTTGTTTCTTATGGAGAACCCATTTCTGTTCCTCGGGAACTAAACGAAGAAGAATTTGAAAGAATACGTTTGCAAGTAGAAGAAGCCATGATCAATAATCGTAATCGCGCCATTCTGGAAGCCGAACGAATTCATAAAGGAGAATCTAAATGA